A single genomic interval of Syntrophobotulus glycolicus DSM 8271 harbors:
- a CDS encoding AAA family ATPase, whose amino-acid sequence MEVATIYQKNNDQELIQKANEYIKARGMNKEEFAKEINYSRPAVSQFLNGKYESKSGDIRERIANHLNISLDNSLNLKPVEIKKPVFFESLDAANIIGVCNSCQKYGGLGAIIGKSGFGKTFTLEYYGKLPKVAYVVCNDAMNSKDLLATIERSIGLPIGTGTNSMRANKICEFFDINRGYLLIIDEADKLLGKYTQKKMEILRGIFDGAKVGMIVAGEEQLESMIKSYIPRFANRIEFYYKLKGLTADEIRKYLGSLGLQFAEEVIQEIIRRGTNIRTGCFRLFDRTLNNILRILDGDASKPVTLQALDKASEMMML is encoded by the coding sequence ATGGAAGTAGCAACCATTTATCAAAAAAACAATGATCAGGAGTTAATTCAAAAGGCCAATGAGTATATCAAGGCTAGAGGAATGAATAAAGAAGAGTTTGCTAAAGAGATCAATTATTCGAGACCGGCTGTATCTCAGTTTTTAAATGGAAAATACGAGTCCAAATCTGGAGATATCCGGGAAAGAATAGCTAACCATCTAAACATCAGTCTGGACAATTCATTAAACCTGAAACCTGTTGAGATCAAGAAGCCCGTCTTTTTTGAGAGCCTGGATGCAGCAAATATTATTGGGGTTTGTAACTCCTGCCAAAAGTATGGCGGTCTGGGTGCAATCATCGGGAAAAGTGGATTTGGTAAAACTTTCACTCTCGAATATTATGGTAAATTGCCGAAGGTAGCCTATGTTGTGTGTAATGATGCCATGAATTCTAAGGATCTGCTGGCTACGATTGAGCGATCCATCGGACTGCCGATCGGCACGGGGACAAACTCTATGCGTGCTAATAAAATCTGCGAGTTCTTTGATATTAACCGGGGTTATTTGCTTATTATCGATGAGGCTGACAAGCTTCTGGGTAAATACACACAGAAAAAAATGGAGATCCTGCGCGGTATCTTCGACGGAGCAAAAGTCGGGATGATTGTCGCTGGCGAAGAACAGCTAGAAAGCATGATCAAATCCTATATCCCCCGCTTTGCTAACAGAATAGAATTTTATTACAAATTGAAAGGGCTTACAGCTGATGAAATCAGAAAATATTTAGGAAGCCTGGGGCTTCAATTCGCTGAAGAAGTAATCCAGGAGATCATCCGTCGCGGGACAAACATAAGAACAGGATGCTTCCGACTCTTTGATCGGACATTAAACAATATACTCAGGATCCTGGACGGAGACGCAAGCAAGCCCGTCACCCTGCAGGCGCTGGATAAAGCAAGTGAAATGATGATGCTATAG
- a CDS encoding N-acetylmuramoyl-L-alanine amidase yields the protein MFKVCIDPGHNETGADRGARYKDLAEEILTLKIAKLVKQGLEAQGNFTVIMTREGQTVNGPATTLLDSLRTRCSIANNAGADLLVSIHINAGKGTGSEVLVYGTGGKAEVCGKIMAPLIADAGSWTNRGVKVQNIQVLRDTTMPAILTENGFIDNDNDYQKLLKDSVLKDIADAHVLGICNYFGVKYKTSPTVQPVATTSQAAALPFLIIYSGEVESRIMPYLQESLKAPAIPLAALSETVVNAAQKLIGIGGKAEDYVVAGKKLTLYKLIAGSNRIETAEAVIKAVRGGIA from the coding sequence ATGTTCAAAGTGTGTATTGATCCCGGTCATAACGAAACCGGAGCAGACCGAGGAGCTAGGTATAAGGATCTGGCTGAAGAGATCCTGACTCTCAAAATTGCCAAGCTGGTAAAGCAAGGGCTGGAGGCACAAGGTAATTTTACAGTGATCATGACCCGTGAAGGGCAGACCGTTAACGGCCCGGCCACTACACTGCTTGACTCTTTGCGTACAAGGTGCAGCATAGCAAACAATGCCGGTGCAGATCTGCTTGTATCTATTCATATTAATGCAGGTAAAGGCACCGGCTCTGAGGTGCTGGTCTATGGTACCGGAGGAAAGGCCGAGGTATGCGGCAAGATCATGGCTCCTCTGATCGCGGACGCTGGCTCTTGGACAAACCGTGGCGTTAAAGTCCAAAATATTCAAGTTTTGCGGGATACTACTATGCCGGCGATTCTGACAGAGAATGGCTTTATCGACAACGACAATGATTACCAGAAGTTGCTCAAAGACAGTGTCCTAAAGGATATCGCTGACGCGCATGTGTTAGGAATATGCAATTATTTTGGCGTCAAGTATAAAACTAGCCCGACAGTTCAGCCGGTCGCTACAACATCCCAGGCCGCTGCTTTGCCCTTCCTGATCATCTATTCCGGGGAAGTCGAATCAAGGATAATGCCTTATTTGCAGGAAAGCCTTAAGGCTCCGGCAATACCGCTTGCGGCTCTATCCGAAACAGTGGTCAATGCAGCTCAGAAGCTAATCGGAATCGGTGGCAAAGCTGAAGATTATGTGGTTGCTGGCAAAAAGCTGACCTTATACAAATTAATCGCCGGCAGTAACAGAATCGAAACGGCTGAAGCAGTTATTAAGGCTGTTAGGGGCGGGATAGCTTGA
- a CDS encoding AbrB/MazE/SpoVT family DNA-binding domain-containing protein, with translation MPRQIRNKIISKSGGITIPSDIRREYTSYLGGEAVDLEIQDGKIILSPHAPRCMFCGSIEDIRKFEGRHICGICITRMAKEAKSSD, from the coding sequence ATGCCGAGGCAAATTAGGAACAAAATCATATCCAAGAGCGGCGGGATTACGATCCCGTCCGACATTCGGCGGGAATATACCAGCTACCTTGGCGGAGAGGCCGTCGATCTAGAAATCCAGGACGGTAAGATCATTCTCTCTCCTCACGCCCCAAGGTGCATGTTCTGTGGCAGTATCGAAGATATCAGGAAATTTGAAGGCCGCCATATTTGCGGTATCTGCATTACCAGGATGGCAAAGGAGGCGAAGTCAAGTGACTGA
- a CDS encoding phage protein GemA/Gp16 family protein: protein MAKELSMTEDELRAAMYQAAGKESMRLCSDKDLYLILCHLGRLKDLKKTQLGYATPQQLWKIRELEKQLGWTDNSKRLRKFMEKYSEIQKLEWLKFKQAGDLIESLKKVLKRERSKKDSQEKLQKA from the coding sequence ATGGCTAAAGAACTGAGCATGACTGAAGATGAACTTCGAGCTGCCATGTATCAGGCAGCTGGTAAAGAAAGTATGCGGCTGTGCAGTGATAAGGATCTTTATCTGATTCTATGCCACCTGGGGCGGCTGAAAGATCTTAAGAAAACCCAGCTTGGATATGCTACTCCCCAGCAGCTCTGGAAGATCCGCGAGCTGGAGAAGCAACTTGGATGGACGGATAATTCCAAACGTCTGAGGAAATTCATGGAGAAATATTCGGAAATTCAAAAGCTGGAATGGCTTAAATTTAAGCAGGCTGGAGATCTCATCGAATCGCTAAAAAAGGTTTTGAAACGTGAACGCAGTAAAAAAGATTCGCAAGAAAAACTGCAAAAAGCATAA
- a CDS encoding DUF6906 family protein: MKHGKNPTRKQKIMIKKVGLNPDNWLVVKNTTDQLCLINRESGRTKEIPYG; encoded by the coding sequence ATGAAACACGGCAAAAATCCTACCAGGAAGCAGAAAATCATGATAAAAAAAGTCGGATTGAACCCGGACAACTGGCTGGTGGTCAAAAATACCACCGACCAATTGTGCTTGATCAACCGGGAGAGCGGCAGGACGAAGGAGATTCCATATGGTTGA
- a CDS encoding Mor transcription activator family protein, whose product MTYEDWMDEIKIEDLPSCYREMVEMIGFSNTLKLADKYQGTGFYFHKMDSAIQEARNKRIKAEFDGSNQRSLARKYRLSEVWIRQILAGQGFDENQLTMFEST is encoded by the coding sequence TTGACCTATGAAGATTGGATGGATGAGATAAAAATCGAAGATCTGCCCTCATGTTACAGAGAAATGGTTGAAATGATCGGATTCTCAAATACCCTGAAGCTGGCCGACAAGTACCAGGGTACCGGATTTTACTTTCATAAGATGGACTCAGCCATTCAGGAAGCAAGGAATAAACGGATCAAGGCAGAGTTTGACGGAAGCAATCAAAGAAGCCTGGCTAGAAAGTATCGGCTCTCAGAGGTCTGGATCCGACAGATATTAGCCGGTCAGGGTTTTGACGAAAACCAGCTGACAATGTTTGAGTCCACTTAA
- a CDS encoding phage terminase large subunit family protein, which translates to MNDLEQFAGQFGKSQALSFPEYCLKHIILDDLTPYDVYNRPYMAEIVKTSFKHPNSVVSKGAQTGFSTYYLARAMYMVDVLGANLIYYLPTDKLAIRFGETRFDPYVDRSEYLKSRLMGTDKAGLKQIGTHFFYMLGLHGKGGAISIPADEILFDEVALINRENMDLAQDRILASKLGWQRYFSAPLFEEDGIDELYRQSDMRKWLVKCSGCNHYSIVEEDFPDNILETKDSDKRSIRIICSKCGKPLDVAQGKWVPEHPDKTDETIGYRVPQLIIPDARLDLIWSRWKRAQGKPNKLALVRRSALGIADSGNMQPINSTTLQLVEAAGDYYFQDSSEEACGIGIDMGDAAHVAVLAPYKEDGFRIVAAWHVDVEDLLEMIPHLEETYNVGCLVIDAMPYKTESKRVVRILQTATGYIQYFKQNYKESTEGEEEKQVNVIQVDRDESLDETTELFGCNPPRALLFKPRNIEEENTLEEIRRQLKKLLKEEIIGADSNKRISYKKNVENHFGMAINSGRIALNQMGVHGKKKGPAISGGQVIGRSLASDIHW; encoded by the coding sequence ATGAATGATTTGGAACAGTTTGCCGGGCAGTTTGGGAAAAGTCAGGCACTCTCCTTTCCGGAATATTGCCTGAAGCATATTATCCTGGATGACCTTACACCGTATGATGTCTACAATCGTCCATACATGGCGGAGATTGTAAAGACCAGCTTCAAACATCCGAACTCTGTCGTGTCCAAAGGAGCACAGACGGGTTTCAGTACTTATTATCTGGCGCGGGCTATGTATATGGTGGACGTACTGGGAGCTAATCTGATCTACTACCTTCCTACTGACAAACTCGCAATCCGATTTGGAGAAACCCGCTTTGATCCCTATGTTGACCGCAGTGAATATTTGAAGTCACGCCTTATGGGAACTGATAAGGCGGGTTTGAAACAAATAGGAACTCACTTCTTTTATATGTTAGGTTTGCACGGTAAAGGTGGGGCGATCTCCATTCCGGCAGATGAGATCTTATTTGATGAAGTTGCCTTGATCAACCGTGAAAACATGGATCTGGCCCAGGACAGGATCCTGGCTTCTAAACTCGGTTGGCAAAGATACTTCTCTGCCCCATTGTTCGAGGAAGACGGAATCGACGAACTGTACCGCCAGAGCGATATGCGGAAATGGCTGGTGAAATGCTCAGGCTGTAATCACTACTCAATTGTGGAAGAAGATTTTCCGGATAACATCCTGGAAACGAAAGATTCAGACAAAAGGTCTATTCGGATTATTTGTTCGAAGTGTGGCAAACCTCTGGATGTTGCCCAAGGAAAATGGGTCCCAGAACATCCGGATAAAACGGATGAGACTATAGGTTATCGGGTACCGCAGCTGATCATTCCAGACGCCAGGCTTGACCTTATCTGGAGCCGTTGGAAACGTGCCCAGGGGAAACCCAATAAGCTGGCCCTAGTCCGCAGGTCCGCGCTTGGGATTGCCGACAGCGGGAATATGCAGCCGATCAACTCCACAACATTGCAACTGGTGGAAGCCGCAGGAGATTACTACTTCCAAGACTCTTCTGAAGAAGCTTGCGGGATCGGGATCGACATGGGCGACGCCGCCCACGTTGCGGTGCTGGCTCCCTACAAAGAAGACGGGTTCCGGATTGTGGCCGCCTGGCATGTTGACGTGGAAGATCTGTTGGAGATGATCCCACACCTGGAAGAAACATATAATGTCGGCTGCCTGGTGATTGACGCCATGCCATACAAGACGGAGTCCAAACGGGTGGTCAGGATCCTACAGACAGCTACCGGTTACATCCAATACTTTAAACAGAATTACAAAGAATCGACCGAAGGTGAAGAAGAAAAACAGGTTAACGTCATTCAGGTGGATCGGGATGAGTCCCTGGATGAGACAACGGAACTTTTCGGCTGTAACCCACCCAGGGCACTGCTTTTTAAGCCCAGAAATATCGAGGAAGAGAACACCCTGGAAGAAATACGCCGACAATTGAAGAAGCTCCTGAAGGAAGAGATTATCGGAGCTGACAGCAACAAACGGATTAGTTATAAAAAGAACGTGGAAAATCACTTTGGTATGGCTATCAATTCCGGCCGGATTGCCTTGAATCAGATGGGTGTTCATGGGAAGAAAAAAGGCCCGGCGATAAGCGGCGGTCAGGTAATCGGGCGGAGCTTAGCCTCAGACATTCACTGGTAA
- a CDS encoding phage protein Gp27 family protein produces the protein MSKKRRTRIFSKIDELPAELREEVNWMLYSPAYTYLDIALWLQENNYDISRSAVGRYALRQNAVAQKLREAQEQTKALVNVIKQNPEADYTEATMQMLMSELTKKIASAQEEFDEMDLDKAGRLVVAISRTKVYKDRVKADLMKKVDLAFTKFKDQIPQVIKNDPDLSRRMEELLEEAKALVLTDE, from the coding sequence ATGTCTAAGAAGCGCAGAACTAGAATTTTTTCAAAGATAGACGAGCTGCCGGCAGAACTTCGGGAAGAAGTCAACTGGATGCTGTACAGCCCGGCCTATACTTATTTGGATATCGCCCTATGGCTTCAAGAAAACAACTATGACATATCCAGATCAGCCGTGGGCAGATACGCCCTCCGGCAAAATGCGGTGGCTCAAAAGCTCAGAGAAGCACAGGAACAAACTAAGGCTTTAGTCAATGTCATTAAACAGAATCCGGAGGCCGATTATACCGAGGCCACCATGCAGATGCTCATGAGTGAGCTGACCAAAAAAATTGCCAGCGCACAAGAGGAATTTGACGAGATGGACCTGGACAAAGCCGGACGCCTGGTCGTAGCAATATCCCGCACTAAAGTTTACAAAGATCGGGTCAAGGCAGATTTAATGAAAAAGGTTGACCTGGCCTTTACTAAATTCAAAGACCAGATACCGCAGGTCATCAAGAATGATCCGGACTTAAGCCGGCGCATGGAAGAATTGCTGGAAGAAGCGAAAGCCCTGGTGTTGACCGATGAATGA
- a CDS encoding phage portal protein family protein, producing the protein MDRSLLGQTGSQLQAMIYAFDGAVYNPEAIRLKEYERMLDTDETVGIAFDFLSLSILSLMGTYHHPDDKITTFIHECLEGMQDSLPIAAMDILSALWAGFSATEIVWKPEGRQIKLDYMATYHPSTITFVLNNRGRLSGVKQRWIFSALDTDIPVEKCLIYTHNKRFNNYYGISAFKRLRKNWLLKDAFLKMWARALDKYGTPLTTAIVPEGNVVDPETNEEISQLGYATKLLANLQNGTALALSAKGDKDNRLPDIKTTFPGSGVGDSFNQAVGYLNKMICRGLLIPSLVLDEGARSGSYALGESHFDAFMLGIRTIYVQVTDIILDQLIRRLVEYNFGPQDEYGTFQEKPPGSDQIKVLSEAFQALTNGGYMDPSVQEDLNYVRVATGLPEREVKEATKETVKKSYSRYLRGDDNGQ; encoded by the coding sequence ATGGACAGATCACTGCTCGGACAAACAGGATCACAACTACAGGCAATGATTTACGCATTTGACGGAGCTGTCTACAATCCGGAAGCTATCCGCCTGAAAGAATACGAGCGTATGTTAGATACGGATGAAACCGTAGGTATCGCCTTCGATTTCCTTTCTCTTTCGATCTTAAGCCTAATGGGTACCTATCATCATCCTGACGATAAAATAACTACTTTCATCCATGAATGCCTGGAAGGTATGCAGGACAGCCTACCGATCGCCGCTATGGACATTCTTTCGGCTCTCTGGGCAGGGTTTTCAGCCACTGAAATTGTCTGGAAGCCAGAAGGAAGACAGATTAAGCTTGACTACATGGCAACCTATCACCCTTCTACGATCACTTTTGTACTTAATAACCGGGGCCGCCTGAGTGGTGTGAAGCAGCGCTGGATATTCTCGGCTCTGGATACGGACATCCCGGTCGAAAAATGCCTGATCTATACGCACAATAAACGGTTCAACAACTATTACGGGATCTCTGCCTTTAAACGGCTGCGAAAAAATTGGCTTCTAAAAGACGCTTTTCTAAAGATGTGGGCGCGGGCTTTGGATAAATACGGGACCCCGCTCACCACAGCAATTGTCCCTGAAGGAAATGTAGTCGATCCAGAAACAAACGAAGAAATATCCCAGTTAGGATATGCGACTAAGCTACTGGCTAATCTGCAAAACGGCACCGCTTTGGCTTTATCGGCCAAAGGAGATAAAGATAACCGCCTGCCGGACATCAAAACGACTTTTCCCGGCAGCGGCGTCGGGGATTCTTTTAACCAGGCCGTCGGATACCTAAATAAAATGATCTGCCGGGGCCTCCTCATTCCCTCGCTGGTTCTGGATGAGGGCGCACGCAGCGGAAGTTATGCTTTGGGGGAAAGTCACTTTGACGCTTTTATGTTGGGGATCCGGACAATTTATGTGCAGGTGACAGACATTATCCTGGATCAACTCATTCGGCGTCTGGTTGAATATAACTTTGGACCGCAAGACGAGTATGGCACCTTTCAAGAAAAGCCGCCCGGATCGGACCAGATTAAAGTACTTTCAGAAGCTTTCCAGGCACTGACAAACGGCGGGTATATGGATCCCTCTGTTCAAGAAGATCTGAATTATGTCCGGGTTGCAACCGGCCTGCCGGAACGGGAAGTAAAAGAAGCAACTAAAGAGACAGTGAAAAAGAGTTATTCCCGGTATTTGAGAGGCGATGACAATGGACAGTAA
- a CDS encoding minor capsid protein — protein MDSKALFWQLDQAESRQLQRWESWIKAVERSIPWREMERLDKASGTQLSKLALLPEFQVNITGLGKIMADHGAEMIGAGMAHGDLLVAELHKKYRPRKLADLPGWDPEKATPTPEEAISVMERRSLVLSGDVGLQMEADIKKTMVEYLIGTSRDETESRIVDLLQDTQERASLITTTESTYAYNRGRLVSFKENDVDYVRFSAIRDGRTSEQCNSRHGLIMRLDDPRLADNTPPLHGRCRSVLDPLYSEYQPEMLTKENQDWSKVVALPKGWRAA, from the coding sequence ATGGACAGTAAAGCGCTTTTTTGGCAGCTGGATCAAGCGGAATCTCGGCAATTACAGCGTTGGGAATCCTGGATCAAGGCTGTAGAGCGCAGCATCCCCTGGCGGGAAATGGAACGCCTGGATAAAGCATCGGGAACGCAACTATCAAAACTGGCTCTCCTGCCGGAATTTCAGGTTAACATCACCGGCCTGGGAAAAATCATGGCTGACCATGGTGCAGAAATGATCGGCGCCGGCATGGCGCACGGTGACCTCCTTGTGGCCGAACTGCACAAAAAGTATCGTCCGCGCAAGCTCGCTGATCTGCCGGGATGGGATCCGGAGAAGGCAACACCAACGCCGGAAGAAGCAATCAGCGTCATGGAACGCAGATCTCTGGTGCTGTCCGGAGACGTCGGGCTACAAATGGAAGCCGATATCAAAAAAACCATGGTGGAATATTTGATCGGGACCTCGCGCGATGAGACGGAAAGCCGGATCGTGGATCTGTTGCAGGATACACAGGAACGAGCCTCGCTGATCACGACGACGGAAAGCACCTACGCCTATAACCGGGGCCGTCTCGTAAGCTTCAAGGAAAACGATGTGGATTATGTTCGCTTCAGTGCTATTCGGGACGGGCGAACGTCTGAGCAGTGTAACAGCCGCCACGGACTGATCATGCGCTTGGATGATCCAAGATTGGCTGACAATACGCCTCCTCTGCATGGCCGCTGCCGATCGGTTTTAGATCCGTTGTACAGCGAATATCAGCCAGAAATGCTGACAAAGGAAAATCAGGATTGGAGTAAGGTGGTAGCCCTGCCGAAAGGCTGGAGAGCTGCTTAA